TCTGTAGAATTATCTATACCCCAAATCTGTAATTTCGGGTCATAAGCTGCAAGCTTTGATATAAAAAGACCTTCTCCGCAGCCGACTTCAAGAAAGCGTCCATGAATTCCAGAACAAAAATCTAACGCTTTTTTACGCACACTTGCTGCCCAATGGCCGGAGGAATACTCCCCTTGTTCCTCTGCACCTGAAGTTAAATGATGTAGCCAAAGATAAATTTTTTTTAACATTTACTGACCTTTGTTATTTCCTGTTTAACAAACTAAAAACTGCTTGTAAAACTTCTTCTGGATGGATTTGTTTTAAACAATCCAGAGTATCACAGGACTGTTTATTACATGGAAATTTACATCCGGCTGTTTCTTTTCTTACAACAATTACATTCTTAGAAATATTTCTTGGGTCAAAGCGCACAATATCCCCCGGGCCAAATATCGCAACAAGCGGTTTATCTAATACTGCGGCAATATGCATTGGGCCTGTATCATTTGATATAAAAATATTGCATTTATTGATCAAGGCGGCCAATTCAAAAAAGTTTAATTTTCCGGCAAGGTTAACCACTTTCTTCTCTGAAAGGCGGGAAATCCTTTCAACCAAACCGTTTTCCTGCTTATCGCCCGTTAAAACAAACTTACAATCAATCTCATTTGAAATAAGCTTTATAAGGCTAGCAAAGTTTTCTGCGGGCCATCTTCTGGAAGGCATACCTCCGGGATGAATCCCCACCAATATTTCCTTTTCTCCAACTGATTCATTTCTTAAAATTTCTTTTACTCTCTCATCCCCAGTTTTATCAATTTCTAAATCAATCTTCCTGTCAAAATCCTTAACTCCTAAAGCTGCTATAGTATCAATATCATATTCCATCTCCGGCTTTATGCCGATATCCTGCTCGGGAATTTTAATATCAAAGAAGCTTCCCCTTTCCTGTGTATTTCTTCCTGCTTTCATCTTAGGGCTAATAATATCCATAACCAATTTTATCTTCCCAGCTCCCGATTCCGATACGATAGAACGCATATTAATCGCTAAATCAAACCTGTGCTTTCTTAAATAAAGTAAACTCTTAATATTGCTTAACTGTTTTAACAAAGATGAGCTGCCACCGTAATTAATATAAAAACAGAAAACTTTGTTTAGATAAGGCAGGCTGCTGGCAAGCTCAACTCCTCTTTGGCTTACCAATGCACAGATTTCACTCTGAGGATATTTTTTCCTTAATGCCTTTAAAGCAGGAGTAGATAAAAGAAGGTCTCCCGCTCCGCCTAAATTTATTATCAGTATTTTATTATAATCCATCGTTAATCGCCTAGAACCTCTCCAATAATCCTTTAGCCGCAGAGAATACTTCCTCGGCAGTAATTAAATCCATACACTCAAATCTTCTGCAATCAGCAGGCAAACAACTTGGACAGCCGATATTCTTTGTGATAATAACACTATTCTCTCCCTGCGGGCCCCATGTTTTATAACTATCTAAGGGGTGGCTGCTTCCAAAGATTGCTACAACTGGGACCTTTAATGCAGAGGCAATATGCATCGGCC
This region of Candidatus Omnitrophota bacterium genomic DNA includes:
- a CDS encoding glycosyltransferase family 9 protein: MDYNKILIINLGGAGDLLLSTPALKALRKKYPQSEICALVSQRGVELASSLPYLNKVFCFYINYGGSSSLLKQLSNIKSLLYLRKHRFDLAINMRSIVSESGAGKIKLVMDIISPKMKAGRNTQERGSFFDIKIPEQDIGIKPEMEYDIDTIAALGVKDFDRKIDLEIDKTGDERVKEILRNESVGEKEILVGIHPGGMPSRRWPAENFASLIKLISNEIDCKFVLTGDKQENGLVERISRLSEKKVVNLAGKLNFFELAALINKCNIFISNDTGPMHIAAVLDKPLVAIFGPGDIVRFDPRNISKNVIVVRKETAGCKFPCNKQSCDTLDCLKQIHPEEVLQAVFSLLNRK